The DNA region CTGCTCGCGCTGCTATCCGGGTTCTTCGCGGTGGTTGGCCTGGTGCTTGCCGCCGTGGGACTGTACGGCGTGTTGAGCTACTCCGTGGTGCGGCGAACGAAAGAGATCGGCATCAGGCTGGCACTCGGCGCGCAGCAACTCGCTGTCGTGCGGTCGGTCGTCGCCGATGCCGGCATCACGATACTCATCGGCGCAGCGTGTGGCATGGCCGGCGGCCTCTATCTCGCGCGCTTCGTGAGAACGCTTCTGTATGAGGTCGAGCCCTTCGACTTCTGGAGCCTTGTCCTGCCGGTCGGCTGTCTATTGTGTGCGGGCGCGC from Luteitalea sp. includes:
- a CDS encoding FtsX-like permease family protein, whose translation is MLALLSGFFAVVGLVLAAVGLYGVLSYSVVRRTKEIGIRLALGAQQLAVVRSVVADAGITILIGAACGMAGGLYLARFVRTLLYEVEPFDFWSLVLPVGCLLCAGALAAALPARRAASVDPVVALRHE